In the genome of Populus alba chromosome 11, ASM523922v2, whole genome shotgun sequence, one region contains:
- the LOC118051825 gene encoding transcription factor GTE7, with translation MASAVLANRNEPSWTQPQPQQRGGAKFMGKIPFSNPNPKFSKKRQFQPPQQPQILDVDESPSAASDDASSINRRPQNNHQDFNTGGFVTFNVGSYSKKELIELKNRLVHELEKIRELKNRIESSESQIRQSSNFSYKKQTSTNKKVSGNKRPFPAPSNFNNLKRSNPENAQLMKNCSQILSKLMKHKLGYIFNSPVDAVGMQLHDYHDIIKSPMDLGTVKSKLTKNLYESPRDFAADVRLTFNNAMKYNPKGHEVYILAEQFLTRFEDFYRPIKEKVGEDFDEEENDQVQEVQASSWDHIRREPERVDQIDDDFMQVTEKSDPIGHQVHQQQPLQQPTGLNQNPNSVRTPSPMRMPQVKPVKQPKPKAKDPNKREMSLEEKHKLGVGLQSLPQEKMEQVVQIIRKRNGHLRQEGDEIELDIEAVDTETLWELDRFVTNYKKMVSKIKRQALMGINNNVGAITTSEGNNKDVPGNDRMEVVNEAKKPKKGDVGDEDVDIGDEMPMSSFPPVEIEKDNGHASSSSSSSSSSSDDSSSSSDSDSGSSSGSDSEDAHS, from the exons ATGGCGTCAGCTGTCTTAGCGAACCGGAACGAACCCAGTTGGACCCAGCCACAACCACAGCAACGCGGTGGAGCTAAATTCATGGGCAAGATCCCTTTCTCTAACCCCAACCCTAAATTCTCCAAAAAACGCCAATTTCAACCACCACAACAACCGCAAATCCTCGATGTCGATGAGTCCCCGTCAGCCGCATCAGATGACGCGTCGTCGATAAACCGCCGTCCACAGAACAATCACCAAGATTTCAACACCGGAGGATTCGTGACGTTCAATGTTGGCTCGtattcaaaaaaagaattaatcgAGCTAAAAAATCGATTGGTTCATGAGCTTGAAAAGATCCGAGAGTTGAAAAATAGAATCGAATCCTCCGAATCCCAGATCCGGCAATCCTCCAATTTCAGCTACAAAAAACAAACCTCTACGAACAAGAAAGTATCAGGCAACAAGCGGCCGTTTCCGGCTCCttcaaattttaacaatttgaaGCGATCGAATCCAGAGAATGCGCAATTGATGAAGAATTGCAGTCAAATTTTGTCAAAATTGATGAAGCACAAATTAGggtatatttttaattctccAGTTGATGCTGTTGGTATGCAATTACATGATTATCATGATATAATCAAGAGCCCAATGGATTTGGGTACGGTAAAGTCAAAATTGACCAAGAATTTGTATGAATCGCCAAGGGATTTCGCTGCTGATGTTAGATTGACTTTTAATAATGCCATGAAGTATAACCCTAAGGGTCATGAGGTTTATATACTCGCCGAGCAGTTTTTAACTAGATTTGAGGATTTCTATAGGCCGATTAAGGAGAAGGTGGGTGAGGATTTTGATGAGGAGGAGAATGATCAGGTTCAAGAAGTGCAAGCGAGTTCTTGGGATCATATTAGAAGAGAGCCAGAAAGGGTTGATCAAATTGATGATGATTTTATGCAAGTTACAGAGAAATCTGATCCAATTGGGCACCAGGTGCATCAGCAGCAGCCACTACAGCAGCCAACTGGGTTGAATCAAAACCCTAATTCGGTGAGGACGCCTTCGCCAATGAGAATGCCCCAAGTGAAGCCAGTGAAGCAACCAAAACCGAAAGCAAAGGATCCAAATAAAAGAGAGATGAGCCTCGAAGAGAAGCATAAGCTGGGAGTCGGGTTGCAGAGTTTGCCACAAGAGAAAATGGAGCAAGTTGTGCAGATTATTAGGAAGAGGAATGGGCATTTGAGGCAAGAGGGTGATGAGATTGAGCTTGATATTGAGGCTGTTGATACAGAGACGTTATGGGAGTTGGATCGGTTTGTGACTAATTACAAGAAGATGGTTAGCAAGATAAAGCGGCAAGCTTTGATGGGTATAAACAACAATGTGGGTGCTATTACTACCAGCGAAGGCAATAATAAG GATGTTCCTGGGAATGATAGAATGGAAGTGGTAAATGAGGCGAAGAAGCCAAAGAAGGGGGATGTCGGGGATGAAGATGTGGACATTGGTGATGAGATGCCAATGAGTAGTTTTCCACCAGTGGAGATTGAGAAAGATAATGGCCATGCAAGTAGCAGTTCTAGTAGCTCCAGCAGTTCAAGTGATGATTCTTCATCTTCAAGCG ATTCTGATTCAGGGAGTTCTTCAGGGAGTGATTCAGAGGATGCGCATTCATGA